Proteins encoded by one window of Polyodon spathula isolate WHYD16114869_AA chromosome 16, ASM1765450v1, whole genome shotgun sequence:
- the LOC121329151 gene encoding F-box only protein 2-like has protein sequence MSELSEEMVAELLSLEKRNLIQNPHGAEQFEGWEITENGGSQWRVEELPGDCGKEFPDETVQSYFATSFELCLKKQLVDLQAEGYSEELLDTVQPKIMVQDWYAGRSDCGCTYQLCVSLLNESQEIVQEFKPDPVSLDPENSDCSWNQMTHTFEGYGPGVRFVSFEHGGQDTKYWDGWFGVRVTNSSVEVQL, from the exons ATGTCTGAGCTCAGCGAGGAGATGGTTGCAGAGCTGCTGTCTCTGGAGAAGAGGAATCTCATTCAGAACCCCCACGGAGCAG AGCAGTTTGAAGGTTGGGAGATCACAGAAAATGGTGGCAGTCAGTGGCGTGTGGAAGAGCTCCCAGGGGATTGTGGGAAGGAATTCCCAGACGAGACGGTCCAGAGCTACTTTGCTACGTCCTTTGA GCTGTGTCTGAAGAAGCAGCTGGTGGACCTGCAAGCTGAGGGCTACTCCGAAGAGTTGCTGGACACGGTGCAGCCCAAGATCATGGTGCAAGACTG gtATGCTGGGCGCTCAGACTGCGGCTGCACTTACCAGCTATGTGTGTCTCTGCTCAACGAGAGCCAGGAGATAGTCCAGGAATTCAAACCAGACCCTGTGAGCTTGGACCCGGAGAACTCAGACTGCAGCTGGAACCag ATGACGCACACCTTCGAGGGTTATGGCCCTGGAGTTCGCTTTGTTAGTTTTGAACACGGAGGTCAGGACACCAAGTACTGGGATGGCTGGTTTGGGGTTCGAGTCACAAACAGCTCAGTGGAAGTGCAGCTATGA
- the LOC121329257 gene encoding F-box only protein 44-like: protein MGQSQAKKESYAGKPEGTPDSMQSLFSEVSVFLLEEILVQVPALDLVHRCRLVSSLWRDVVDSASLWKRKCEREGLRPREPASSPADWRIFYFLSQWRRNLLRNPRAEEGFNNWILCSNGGDKWKIEPIDLQHALPDETVQKYFVTSYSTCMKSQIIDLRKEGYSDHILNEIQPDIVCSDWYAPRWDCGSKYEVCIQLLSAKQKVIQQFKPEPVIFPQWNDMEWKQMTHVFSGYGRGARFVKFSHGGSDTQFWAGWYGIRVTNSSVVVEAERRMRQ from the exons ATGGGCCAATCACAGGCGAAGAAGGAAAGCTACGCAGGGAAGCCGGAAGGAACG CCTGACAGTATGCAGTCCCTGTTCAGTGAAGTGTCTGTGTTTCTGCTTGAGGAGATCCTGGTGCAAGTGCCAGCCTTGGACCTGGTCCATCGCTGCCGGCTGGTGAGCTCGCTGTGGCGTGACGTGGTGGACAGCGCCTCCCTGTGGAAGAGGAAGTGCGAGAGGGAGGGGCTACGGCCAAGAGAGCCCGCCTCCTCCCCAGCAGACTGGAGAATCTTCTACTTCCTGAGCCAGTGGAGGAGGAACCTGCTGAGAAACCCGCGAGCCGAGG agGGTTTTAACAACTGGATATTGTGCTCAAACGGAGGCGACAAGTGGAAAATTGAACCCATTGACCTGCAGCATGCCCTCCCTGATGAAACCGTCCAGAAGTACTTTGTCACATCGTACTC tacCTGCATGAAGTCCCAGATCATTGATCTGCGGAAGGAAGGCTACTCAGACCACATTCTTAATGAGATCCAGCCCGACATCGTCTGCAGCGACTG GTACGCTCCACGCTGGGACTGTGGCTCGAAGTACGAGGTCTGCATCCAGCTGCTCTCTGCAAAACAGAAAGTGATCCAGCAATTCAAACCTGAGCCTGTCATCTTCCCGCAGTGGAACGACATGGAGTGGAAGCAG ATGACACACGTGTTCAGTGGCTATGGGCGTGGGGCGCGCTTCGTGAAGTTCAGCCATGGAGGCAGCGACACACAGTTCTGGGCGGGCTGGTATGGGATCCGGGTCACAAACAGCAGCGTGGTGGTGGAGGCTGAGCGCAGAATGAGACAGTGA